From a single Vibrio tubiashii ATCC 19109 genomic region:
- the creD gene encoding cell envelope integrity protein CreD produces MKHILNHPLGLKFALVLLLFLLLQIPLSMVSGLISERTLRQDTVRSDIARSSSGPQRIIGPFIHITYTESRFHNETLHVTERQHVILPDTFNLGAELDSFEKYRGIYRARLYHAQTRLTGHFDLSELDALRGHDINDIRLVVGIEDSRGLMTLGDMRVANHAIEVFPGTGLSAISQGFHQPLDLAQLDTHQPLTFDLQFLLQGMGKLQVAPIGDQSRVELRSSWPHPSFIGDYLPVTAQVAESGFEAQWQSNNFSTNMAQLLRNCLTGDHQCYELEQRQMGVDLIDPVDHYLKSHRATNYSLLVITLVFASFFLLELFQARPVHPVQYGFVGLALALFYLLLISMSEHLGFNWAYGLSALASTSLLSIYVTGVLQRRAHGVIFVGGLLLLYGLLFGLLQAESYALLMGTLLCFTILSFVMILTRHIDWYRRHPARPHSDVDHERS; encoded by the coding sequence ATGAAACACATCCTCAACCACCCGCTCGGCCTCAAATTCGCATTGGTGCTGTTGCTGTTCCTACTACTGCAAATCCCGCTGTCGATGGTCAGCGGCCTGATTTCCGAGCGTACCCTACGTCAAGACACCGTGCGCAGTGATATCGCCCGTAGCAGCAGCGGCCCGCAGCGTATTATTGGGCCTTTTATCCACATCACTTATACTGAGAGCCGTTTTCACAATGAGACTCTGCACGTCACCGAGCGCCAACACGTTATATTGCCCGATACCTTTAATCTCGGCGCTGAGCTCGACAGTTTTGAGAAATACCGCGGTATCTATCGTGCGCGTCTGTATCATGCTCAGACCCGTTTGACCGGCCACTTTGACCTGTCGGAGCTTGACGCGTTGCGAGGCCATGATATCAACGACATTCGATTAGTGGTCGGTATAGAAGACAGTCGAGGCTTGATGACGCTGGGCGATATGCGTGTCGCCAACCATGCGATAGAGGTCTTCCCTGGGACTGGGCTCAGCGCCATCTCACAAGGCTTTCATCAGCCTCTGGATCTCGCACAGCTCGATACCCACCAACCCCTGACGTTCGACCTCCAGTTTCTGTTACAAGGAATGGGGAAACTTCAGGTCGCACCGATTGGTGACCAATCCCGTGTCGAGCTGCGTTCATCTTGGCCCCATCCCAGTTTCATTGGCGATTATCTGCCTGTCACCGCCCAAGTGGCAGAGTCGGGGTTTGAGGCTCAGTGGCAGAGCAATAATTTCTCAACCAACATGGCTCAATTGCTGCGCAACTGCCTTACCGGTGACCACCAATGTTACGAACTGGAGCAACGACAGATGGGCGTCGACTTGATCGATCCGGTCGACCACTACCTCAAATCTCACCGCGCGACGAACTATTCATTACTGGTGATCACGTTAGTCTTTGCCAGTTTCTTTCTGCTCGAGCTGTTTCAAGCTCGTCCCGTGCATCCGGTGCAATACGGCTTTGTCGGCCTCGCACTTGCGTTGTTCTATCTGCTGCTCATCTCGATGAGTGAGCACCTTGGCTTTAACTGGGCCTATGGGCTATCGGCGTTAGCCTCCACAAGCTTACTGAGTATCTATGTCACGGGGGTGTTGCAGCGCCGTGCGCATGGCGTGATATTCGTTGGGGGGTTATTGCTTCTGTATGGCCTGCTGTTTGGGCTGTTGCAAGCGGAAAGTTACGCGCTGCTGATGGGCACACTGCTGTGCTTTACCATCTTGAGTTTCGTCATGATCCTCACCCGTCATATTGACTGGTATCGTCGTCACCCTGCCCGCCCTCACTCGGACGTTGACCATGAGCGAAGCTAA
- a CDS encoding ribosomal maturation YjgA family protein → MSEAKSTPPVEVDWRPLWRWSPQYAIRSLACLLLLWLIAWGLRDPVIRPTVGDALVVIWLHTTLAAVLALSPKRLALIAVTVAYLVELGQWYQLATLLNLGSAWSWVIGTTFDWLDLVAYSIGGVIAWQQDAR, encoded by the coding sequence ATGAGCGAAGCTAAATCAACGCCCCCAGTGGAGGTTGACTGGCGCCCTCTCTGGCGCTGGTCACCGCAATACGCCATCAGAAGTCTGGCGTGCTTGTTACTTTTGTGGCTCATTGCATGGGGTCTGCGAGATCCGGTGATTCGCCCAACCGTTGGCGATGCGCTTGTTGTGATCTGGCTCCACACCACATTGGCTGCCGTCTTGGCGCTCTCCCCTAAGAGACTTGCCCTGATCGCGGTAACGGTCGCTTATCTGGTGGAGTTGGGGCAGTGGTATCAGTTGGCCACATTACTCAATCTGGGATCGGCCTGGTCGTGGGTCATCGGAACCACATTCGATTGGCTTGATCTTGTGGCGTACAGCATAGGAGGCGTGATCGCATGGCAGCAAGACGCGAGATAG
- a CDS encoding PaaI family thioesterase: MHTLRPADHRRCQVCHQAFFSDRPIQFHAVNDDAVQATLIPNHQVEGYDGLMQGGLISALHDSAMLHCLYLRHVHAMTVHLATRFHQPIQLGQAIDIQARWVKSRRSVHWLHSQITQGNTVCSTASSQFMTLPSSHHSKTACGTNKKRIIMNALSNMD, encoded by the coding sequence ATGCACACTTTACGTCCAGCCGACCATCGTCGTTGCCAAGTCTGTCATCAGGCTTTTTTTTCTGATCGGCCTATCCAGTTTCACGCCGTGAATGATGACGCCGTTCAAGCCACGCTTATCCCAAACCATCAGGTCGAAGGCTACGATGGTCTTATGCAAGGAGGACTGATCAGTGCCTTGCATGACAGTGCGATGTTGCACTGCCTTTACCTGCGCCACGTGCATGCCATGACTGTCCATTTAGCGACCCGTTTTCACCAGCCAATCCAGTTGGGACAAGCGATAGACATCCAGGCTCGTTGGGTCAAGAGCCGCCGAAGCGTTCACTGGTTACACAGTCAGATCACTCAAGGCAACACCGTGTGTTCGACCGCCAGTAGCCAATTTATGACCCTCCCCTCCTCTCACCACAGTAAGACCGCTTGTGGCACGAACAAAAAAAGGATAATAATGAATGCATTATCAAACATGGATTGA
- a CDS encoding LysR family transcriptional regulator, producing the protein MLLNDLLVVMKVAELRSITAAANSLDMQVATASAALKRVEKNLGLELFIRSTRQLRLSPAGERYLPQCQQALQLLDSARLNIQADLAELGGEMRIALSSDLGRNVVTPWLDEFLGQHPNLTLRSNISDSNIDFYRDAIDMALRYGSPTESHLYGFKICDVPRLLCAAPAYLDTHGTPSHPHQLAAHNGLCYQLNDVVQEEWQFVHGEHTIKAKLQGDRISNDGDLVRRWCVSGYGMAIKSCLDMADDLLSQRVISVMPDYTPTPTELWLVCPSRQSITPTVRLLRDYLKTRTQALLSALAARQLIPS; encoded by the coding sequence ATGTTGCTCAACGATCTGCTTGTCGTGATGAAAGTCGCCGAGCTTCGCAGTATCACCGCCGCCGCCAATAGCCTAGACATGCAAGTCGCGACCGCGAGTGCCGCACTCAAACGCGTAGAGAAAAACCTTGGCCTAGAGCTGTTTATCCGTTCGACCCGCCAATTGCGCCTGTCACCCGCAGGCGAACGCTACCTGCCTCAGTGCCAGCAAGCGCTGCAGTTACTCGATAGTGCGCGACTCAATATTCAGGCCGATTTGGCTGAGCTGGGGGGAGAAATGCGTATTGCGTTGTCTTCTGATCTGGGTCGAAACGTGGTCACCCCTTGGCTCGATGAGTTCCTTGGCCAACACCCCAATCTCACGCTGCGCAGCAATATCAGCGACAGCAACATCGATTTCTATCGCGATGCCATCGATATGGCGTTGCGCTACGGTTCACCGACCGAAAGCCATCTGTACGGTTTTAAAATCTGCGATGTGCCGCGTTTGCTCTGCGCGGCGCCCGCCTACCTCGACACGCATGGCACCCCTTCACACCCTCACCAGTTGGCGGCGCACAACGGCTTGTGCTATCAGCTCAACGATGTGGTCCAAGAGGAGTGGCAGTTTGTCCATGGCGAGCACACCATCAAGGCCAAACTGCAGGGGGATCGGATCTCAAATGACGGCGATCTGGTGCGACGTTGGTGTGTGTCGGGGTATGGTATGGCCATCAAATCATGCCTCGATATGGCAGACGATTTACTCAGTCAACGCGTGATCAGTGTGATGCCCGACTATACGCCGACCCCAACAGAGTTGTGGTTGGTGTGCCCCAGCCGTCAATCCATCACGCCGACCGTCCGCCTGCTGCGCGATTATCTCAAAACCCGCACTCAGGCGTTACTTTCCGCGCTCGCCGCGCGCCAGCTTATCCCGAGCTAA
- a CDS encoding glycine betaine ABC transporter substrate-binding protein, translating into MPQSITMGVTDLSFHRVTASLVRHVLVDMGFEVDRVYAPHQENFAQLASGAIDMLSSAWLPSSHGVYKSQVEATVPLLELGLHYQPYALWGVPDYVPVDQVASVEDLLKPDVRAKMSRDIQGINPGAGITRFSIHMMVAYGLEEVGYRFHTGSEEACFDAFEQAVEQQQWVVVPLWQPQFLHHKYRIRDLDDPKGLLGGVDRAVLLLRDDRRVRFTPEQLARLDALRFSNTIIAELDHQVQREGQCLDAVTRAWLDTHPF; encoded by the coding sequence ATGCCACAATCAATCACAATGGGAGTCACGGATCTCTCTTTTCACCGAGTTACGGCTTCACTGGTTCGTCATGTGTTGGTCGATATGGGGTTTGAGGTCGATCGCGTGTACGCACCGCATCAGGAAAATTTTGCCCAGTTGGCCTCGGGTGCAATCGACATGTTGAGCTCGGCGTGGCTGCCATCGAGCCATGGCGTGTACAAAAGTCAAGTTGAAGCCACGGTGCCACTACTGGAGCTTGGCCTTCATTATCAACCGTATGCGCTGTGGGGGGTGCCCGATTACGTGCCAGTTGATCAGGTTGCCAGTGTCGAGGATTTGCTGAAGCCGGACGTGCGAGCAAAAATGAGCCGAGATATTCAAGGCATCAATCCAGGCGCAGGGATCACGCGTTTTTCAATCCATATGATGGTGGCGTACGGTCTTGAAGAAGTGGGTTACCGCTTTCATACCGGCAGTGAGGAAGCGTGCTTTGACGCCTTTGAACAGGCGGTAGAACAACAACAATGGGTGGTGGTACCGCTGTGGCAACCTCAATTTTTACACCATAAGTATCGCATCCGTGACTTGGACGATCCCAAAGGGTTGCTGGGCGGTGTGGATCGCGCTGTGCTGCTACTGCGTGACGATCGTCGTGTTCGGTTTACACCAGAGCAATTGGCGCGACTCGATGCGCTTCGTTTCTCGAACACCATTATCGCCGAGCTCGACCACCAGGTTCAACGAGAGGGGCAATGCTTAGATGCCGTGACACGCGCATGGCTGGATACGCACCCATTCTAG
- a CDS encoding L-dopachrome tautomerase-related protein produces the protein MNRLKTGIALMAAMGVHATQASELEVVAELNGTRPGNLTVTEQGRVIMSMHPLENPKYRVMELLDDGTTRAFPTEDWADGPELGEVGLSSVIGIDSTKDGTVWMLDMGSASAPAQIVAWDSVNHELAQRITLSPSVMVENSFFQDFALDTQRNRMYIADTTLGNIVGEAAPAFVVVDLNTGQARRVLESHKALMAPLHQVSIDGSPLATKRQDGQAQPVYLGLNPITIDANNEWVYFGTVNGSAIYRLPAAALADPKVAPDQLAQTIEFYSEKRPSDGMVMAENGRIYVGDLEKNAIGVADESGYRLLAQDDQLLNWVDGFALGKGYLYLTQNALHLHPVMNEGEEEANKPYRIVRLKLE, from the coding sequence ATGAACAGGCTGAAAACAGGGATTGCCCTAATGGCGGCGATGGGAGTCCATGCGACTCAGGCGAGCGAGTTAGAGGTGGTGGCGGAGTTAAATGGTACACGACCTGGCAACCTGACCGTCACAGAGCAAGGACGCGTCATCATGTCCATGCACCCACTGGAAAACCCAAAATATCGGGTAATGGAATTGCTCGACGACGGCACAACACGCGCCTTTCCGACCGAAGACTGGGCCGATGGCCCTGAGCTTGGCGAAGTCGGCCTGTCGTCAGTCATTGGCATTGACAGCACCAAAGACGGGACGGTTTGGATGTTGGACATGGGCAGTGCCAGCGCGCCTGCTCAGATTGTCGCTTGGGACAGTGTGAATCACGAGCTTGCTCAGCGCATTACGCTCAGTCCTTCCGTGATGGTGGAGAATTCATTCTTCCAGGATTTCGCCCTCGATACCCAACGCAATCGAATGTACATTGCTGACACCACGTTAGGCAACATCGTTGGGGAGGCGGCACCAGCATTTGTGGTGGTGGACCTCAACACGGGTCAGGCGCGGCGTGTGCTTGAATCGCATAAAGCGTTGATGGCACCGCTTCACCAAGTCAGCATTGACGGTTCACCGTTGGCGACCAAGCGCCAAGATGGACAAGCACAACCTGTGTATCTCGGCCTCAACCCCATCACGATCGATGCGAACAATGAGTGGGTCTACTTTGGGACCGTCAACGGCAGTGCGATCTACCGCCTACCTGCTGCCGCCTTGGCAGACCCTAAAGTAGCGCCCGATCAGCTCGCCCAAACCATCGAGTTTTATAGCGAAAAACGACCGAGCGACGGGATGGTCATGGCGGAAAATGGGCGGATTTATGTGGGGGATCTGGAGAAAAATGCCATTGGAGTGGCCGACGAATCTGGCTATCGCTTGCTCGCCCAAGATGATCAGTTGCTCAACTGGGTGGACGGTTTTGCCTTAGGTAAAGGTTATTTGTACCTCACGCAAAATGCGTTGCATCTGCATCCCGTCATGAATGAGGGCGAGGAAGAAGCAAACAAGCCTTATCGCATTGTGCGCCTCAAACTTGAGTGA
- a CDS encoding winged helix-turn-helix domain-containing protein: MSTSGQGIWGFTPLDKVQLTHARTQHTKKLNGPECRLLTVLLANQGKVVSKQELMTKVWPNRVVSEGSLTQSIAQLRLAFGDSGKEQKYIKTVPQQGYLLFANVVELVERPHASTPVTAYLGAAKPHPDVGQRETKLPHRLGGVKGLLVMVLMLVTGIQTADVVHRYTFAWGVAKPTWQHADHLDTTYFYQDEPASRQLYHYLRDPTTGLQNGPIHQLLIAATRHHYNVSCVYGDVNQAKNLTFVLGERFDVIATHVGRACRSAR; the protein is encoded by the coding sequence ATGAGCACAAGTGGGCAAGGGATATGGGGATTCACGCCTCTCGACAAAGTGCAACTGACGCACGCGCGCACCCAACACACGAAAAAACTTAACGGTCCGGAGTGTCGCTTGCTGACTGTCTTGCTGGCCAATCAGGGAAAGGTGGTGTCCAAGCAAGAACTGATGACCAAAGTGTGGCCCAACCGGGTGGTCTCCGAGGGCAGCTTAACCCAGAGTATCGCCCAATTACGGTTAGCGTTTGGCGACAGCGGTAAGGAACAAAAATACATCAAGACCGTGCCTCAACAGGGGTACCTGCTGTTCGCGAATGTGGTCGAGTTGGTCGAACGTCCTCATGCGTCCACCCCTGTCACGGCCTATCTCGGTGCGGCGAAACCCCACCCCGATGTGGGGCAAAGGGAGACGAAACTGCCTCACCGCTTGGGGGGCGTGAAAGGGCTTCTTGTGATGGTGTTGATGTTGGTGACCGGTATTCAAACGGCCGATGTGGTCCATCGGTACACATTCGCTTGGGGTGTGGCAAAACCAACCTGGCAGCATGCTGACCATCTTGACACCACCTATTTTTACCAAGACGAGCCCGCCAGTCGTCAGCTCTATCACTACTTACGTGATCCAACCACGGGCTTACAGAACGGGCCTATCCACCAGTTACTGATTGCGGCGACGCGCCACCATTATAATGTGTCTTGCGTGTACGGGGACGTAAACCAAGCCAAGAATCTGACCTTTGTACTGGGTGAGCGGTTTGACGTCATTGCGACCCACGTTGGCCGTGCCTGCCGCTCAGCTCGTTGA
- a CDS encoding winged helix-turn-helix domain-containing protein, whose product MTKHINGTSVWQFSPLDKDQLIHVQTKQVKKLKGPECRVLEVLLAHQGQVVAKHDLLTMAWPGRVVSDASLTQSIAQLRLALGDNGKDQDVIKTVPYQGYLLFDNLIELVESDSERSELSASPDLALGREEAPLDPPIEPQTRWISWGKKIAAGLLLVIAAIQTAEAVHRYTFAWDVQLDTWKTVNRGSTTFFYQDSHASRKLYHYLSANSAIANDHQISRVLVSTGVRHYYVACVYTDAHTDMQNAKNLTFALGERFQFIGGTIDDVCR is encoded by the coding sequence ATGACAAAACATATCAATGGCACGTCGGTGTGGCAGTTTTCGCCACTGGATAAGGATCAACTGATCCATGTGCAAACCAAACAAGTGAAGAAACTTAAGGGCCCGGAATGTCGCGTGCTTGAGGTTTTGCTCGCTCACCAGGGTCAGGTTGTCGCGAAGCACGATCTGCTTACCATGGCTTGGCCTGGACGCGTGGTCTCTGATGCGAGCCTGACTCAAAGTATTGCTCAGTTACGCTTGGCACTGGGCGACAATGGTAAAGATCAAGACGTGATTAAAACCGTGCCTTATCAAGGCTACCTGTTGTTTGATAACCTGATTGAACTTGTAGAATCAGACTCTGAGCGCTCAGAGCTGAGCGCGTCACCAGACTTAGCGTTGGGGCGAGAAGAAGCGCCGCTTGACCCGCCCATTGAGCCTCAAACCCGGTGGATCTCATGGGGTAAAAAAATCGCGGCTGGGCTGCTGCTGGTGATCGCAGCCATCCAAACTGCGGAAGCGGTCCATCGTTACACCTTTGCCTGGGACGTGCAGTTGGATACATGGAAAACGGTCAATCGTGGCAGTACCACTTTTTTCTATCAGGATAGCCACGCTAGTCGCAAGCTCTATCACTATTTGAGTGCCAACAGCGCGATTGCCAACGATCACCAGATCAGTCGTGTGCTCGTGTCGACAGGGGTACGCCACTACTACGTCGCCTGTGTGTACACGGATGCCCATACCGATATGCAAAATGCCAAAAACCTGACCTTCGCGTTAGGTGAGCGGTTCCAATTCATTGGGGGTACGATCGATGATGTCTGCCGATAA
- a CDS encoding TetR/AcrR family transcriptional regulator: MKRKANTPSLSKALILDESLRLLAEKGIQAFSIRDLARRLETYPTAIYWYFHNKNALLGEIANRVMSNVTPSDEALTGQGWLNALFQNYREAIKQHPHVSDLIGARLLANAHQNPSLLEGVLTALLEMKCPERHLVTMYNTTVAAMCGFATMEFGHLPQEDLQQWRDQLQAKADRLNAADYPNLTRSLPKMMNRAFVLRWQNGHEQPMNDSFNRYVDVVLAGLQGQIAAMIAVTEEAQR; the protein is encoded by the coding sequence ATGAAAAGAAAAGCGAACACGCCTTCTTTGTCCAAGGCGCTCATTTTAGACGAGTCGCTACGATTACTGGCAGAGAAGGGGATCCAGGCGTTCAGTATTCGCGACCTTGCTCGACGTTTGGAGACTTATCCCACCGCGATCTATTGGTATTTCCACAACAAAAATGCCTTACTGGGTGAAATTGCCAATAGGGTGATGTCCAATGTCACACCCAGTGATGAGGCATTGACCGGGCAGGGTTGGCTGAACGCGCTGTTTCAGAACTATCGAGAAGCGATTAAGCAACATCCGCATGTCTCGGATCTGATTGGCGCGCGACTCTTGGCAAATGCGCATCAAAACCCCAGCCTGCTGGAAGGGGTCCTTACCGCATTACTTGAAATGAAGTGCCCAGAGCGGCACCTTGTGACTATGTATAACACGACAGTGGCGGCCATGTGTGGTTTCGCGACGATGGAATTTGGGCACCTGCCTCAAGAAGATCTGCAACAATGGCGCGATCAGTTGCAAGCCAAGGCCGATAGGCTCAACGCGGCTGACTATCCGAACCTAACGCGAAGCTTGCCGAAGATGATGAATCGAGCTTTTGTCTTACGTTGGCAAAATGGGCACGAGCAGCCAATGAACGACAGTTTTAACCGCTATGTCGACGTGGTGTTGGCGGGGTTACAGGGACAAATCGCGGCAATGATTGCCGTCACGGAGGAAGCGCAACGTTGA
- a CDS encoding HlyD family secretion protein, which yields MSLFRNEVTERQHGYYGDILIALPPTFTRLIALTSLVGIVVVAFTLWGEFSQKEKVQGLLLPKGGIADVFAPESGLISQRLVEEGQRVTRGQALYVINTESTNPTDGDLRQHLGALMNKNVELVKQQVAANETLTHQKQQALEREIRQLAVNAEGHRQVIALKKQQLKLAQETLASFVTKQQQQTISKIELRQRRSDMLAIEADLQQLQLQLDDFRYQKTQKQAEIKQLGSQLTLERAQLQRRVGDVQQQLATNNALKETVVPSPFDGTVSALNVSQGPVSQNSVLLSIIPEGQALQAVLFVPSRAVGFLSVGQSVRLQYEAFPYQKFGQYEGVIDAISSTTVAVDDLKYQPPSQAKTPLPPFVYLVKVTLRSQSVDVYGVDTPLRAGMNLEASLEVERRKIYQWLLDPFKKVQEYM from the coding sequence ATGAGCCTATTTCGCAATGAAGTGACCGAGCGCCAGCACGGCTACTACGGTGACATTTTGATCGCGCTGCCACCCACTTTTACGCGCTTGATTGCCCTGACTAGCCTCGTGGGGATCGTCGTTGTTGCTTTCACTCTTTGGGGAGAATTTAGCCAGAAAGAAAAAGTGCAAGGGCTATTACTACCAAAAGGGGGCATTGCTGATGTGTTCGCCCCAGAGTCCGGTCTCATCAGCCAGCGACTGGTCGAGGAAGGACAGCGGGTCACGCGCGGACAAGCGCTGTATGTCATCAACACCGAATCCACCAACCCCACCGATGGCGACCTACGCCAGCACTTGGGGGCATTGATGAACAAGAATGTCGAACTGGTTAAACAGCAGGTTGCGGCCAACGAGACCTTAACCCACCAAAAGCAACAAGCGTTGGAGCGGGAGATCCGTCAATTGGCGGTCAATGCCGAAGGTCACCGACAGGTCATCGCGCTCAAGAAACAACAGCTCAAACTGGCTCAGGAGACACTGGCGTCCTTTGTCACCAAGCAGCAGCAGCAAACCATCAGTAAAATAGAGCTTCGCCAACGGCGCAGTGACATGCTCGCCATTGAGGCCGATTTGCAGCAATTGCAATTGCAATTGGACGACTTTCGTTACCAGAAAACGCAAAAACAGGCAGAAATCAAACAACTTGGTAGCCAATTGACCTTAGAACGCGCCCAATTGCAGCGCCGTGTTGGCGACGTCCAACAGCAATTAGCCACCAACAATGCGCTTAAAGAGACGGTCGTCCCCTCGCCTTTTGACGGCACCGTCTCGGCACTCAACGTCTCGCAAGGGCCCGTGTCGCAAAACAGTGTGTTACTCAGCATCATTCCCGAGGGTCAAGCTTTGCAGGCGGTGTTGTTCGTTCCAAGCCGGGCGGTGGGATTTTTATCTGTGGGTCAATCCGTCCGTTTGCAATATGAAGCGTTCCCCTACCAAAAATTCGGCCAGTACGAGGGGGTGATTGACGCCATCTCATCCACCACGGTTGCGGTGGACGATCTCAAATACCAACCGCCTTCCCAAGCCAAAACCCCGTTGCCACCGTTTGTCTACTTAGTCAAAGTGACGCTGCGCTCGCAATCGGTGGATGTGTATGGGGTCGACACCCCACTTCGTGCCGGAATGAACCTTGAAGCGAGCCTAGAAGTCGAACGACGAAAAATCTATCAGTGGCTCCTCGATCCTTTCAAAAAAGTCCAAGAATACATGTAA